The following is a genomic window from Candidatus Eremiobacterota bacterium.
GGCGCGAATCGTCGCGCTGCCCGGCGCGCGCGTCGCGCTGCGCGCGCGCGTCGTCGACGCGAACGACCACGGGCTCGGCGACGCGCGCGGCGCCTGGCGCATCGCGCCGACGCCGCTCATTGCTTCAATAGGCGAGGATGACACGCTGCATGCCGGTGAGCGCGCGGGCAGCGCGCTCGTGCACGTCGCGCGCGGCGGCGTCGCGACGGATCTGCCGGTCGACGTCGTCGACCGAGTCGCGCGCATCGTGATCGGCCCGGCGCGCGCGAATCCCGATCCGCACGCCGCGCTCACGCTGAGCGCGGAAGCGTTCGACAGCCACGACCGCCCGGTCGCGGTCGACGGTCTGGTGCGCTGGAGCGCGCGCGATGCGAGCATCGACGCGCGCGGCCGGCTTCTCGCCGGCGAGCGCGACGCGCAGGTGACGGCGAGCGCCGGCGGCGCGAGCGTCAGCGTGACGATCCCGGTCGGTAAGCACACCAGCGCGCTGGCGCTCTTCGACGACGCGCACCGCGCCGGCTGGAAGCTGGTGACGACGCCGGCCGGCGGCGCGGGCGCGGTGAGCGCCGACGGCGAGCGATTGCAGATCGCGTACGACTTCAGCGCGGGTGAGCGCGCGGCGTACGCGGTGAACGAGACGCCGCTCGGCGAGCCGGTCGCGCTCGCGTGCGCGATCGACGGCGACGCGAACGGCGCGGCGCTGCGCGCGACGTTCTCCGACCGCTACGGCGACCGCCAAACGGTGACGTTCGCGCGCGCGATCGACTTCGCCGGAACGCGGCGACTCGGCGTCGCGGTGCCGCGTTCGCTGGCCCCGCCGATCGCGCTGCGCAACTTCTACGTCGTCGGAACGCTCGCCAACCCGCCGCTGACGGCGGCCGGAACGGTCGGCGTGCACGACTGCGTCGCGACGTTCCCCGGCGCTCAGGCGCCCTGAGGCTGCGCCGCCGCGGGCGCCGCGCCGCGCGGGCGCAGCATGCTCCACCCGATCCCGGCGCAGAACAGCACGCCGCCGAGCACCAGCGCCCAGGTCGCCGGCGCCGCCGCGATCGCGAGCGCAGGATACGTGCCGATCGCGACGCGCACGCGCAGGCCGGCGAGCGCGACGCCGGCGCCGGACGGCGCGAGCGCGATCCCGAGCGGTTTGCCGGCGTCGTCGGACGCGGTGAGGATCAGCGCCGGCTTCGAAGTGTCGACGCCGTTCACGCTCGCGTGCGGAAACTGCGCGAGATCGTGCGGGGTGAAGTAGAGCGCGTGCACGACGCGGTGCCGCGCCGGAACCGCGAAGGTGTCGAGCGGCACGTCGAGCTCGCCGATGCGTTGGCGTTCGGTGAAGAGCAGCACCGGCGAAAGAAACGATGCGTTCGTCGGCTGCGTGACGGTGAGGTGCGCGCCGCGCTCATCGCTCACGTCGACGTACGCGGCCGGATGCGCTTCGAGGTAGAACAGCGACTCGCCGGCGAGGCGGCGCGCCGATCCGCTCAGCACGATCTCCGGCGCGTTGCGCCGGCGCAGCGTGACGCCGCTCGTCCCGCGCGCGATCGCGTTCGCGTCGGCCGGCGCGAAGAACGCGGCGGCGCCGACCGCCGGGACGGGGACGACCGTTCCGGGCGTCCCGCTCACGCCGGCGGTGTCGGGACCGAGCAGTCCGGCGGCGAGCCCCGCCAGATCGGCGATCACGGCGCCCGCCAGCGCGAGCAGCAGCCGCTTTCCGGCGACACCGTCGTTGCCGCGGCGGGCTCCGTTCGCATACGCGAGCATCACGACGAGCGCGATCGTGAGCGCGAGCGCGTACTGCCAGGTGTGGTAGAGCGGCGTCGCCGGAACGAGATCCTGGGCGAGGACCAGCGCGATCGCGATGAGCGCGACCGCGAGCGCCGCGACGCGCGCCGTCACTTCGCGGCGAGCGCGGGCGCGACGGCGGCGCGCATCTGTTCCAGCGTCAGCGCGCCGTCGATTCCGCGCACGACGCGGCCGTCGCGCGCGACGATCACCGTCGTCGGCAAGCCGATCCCTTGATATGCGCGCCCGTACTGCTGCTGCTCGTCGACCAGGATCGGAAACGTCACGCCGAACTGCCGTGCGAACGCCGCCGCCGCCGCGGACGACTCGCCCTGGTCGACGCCGAGCACGACCACCTTCCCGGCGTTCTCGCGCGCGAAGCGCTGCAGCGCCGGCATCTCTTCACGGCACGGCGGACACCACGTCGCCCACAAGTTCATCAGCACCACTTGGCCGCGGTGGCGCGCGAGCGAGTCGGTGCGCCCGTCGGTGCGGCGGACGTCGAACGACTGCGCGGGAGCGCCGGCGAGCGCGCCCGGTCCGCCGCCGTTGCCGGCCTTGCCGGGATCGGGGGCGTTGTAGCAGCCGCTCAGGAAGACGAGCGCTGCGATGACGAGAGCCCTGGGCACCGAAGCCTCTTCGTGGTGAACGCGGCGGTTCCGTCCGCGTGGCGCAGCGGGCGCGTGCGCGCGCGCGGCGTGACGCTGGCGGCGTACGAGACGGGGAGCGACGCGAGCGACGCGCGGGTCGTGCTGCTCTTGCACGGCCTCGGCCACTGGACCGACGGCGCGTGGAGCCGGCTCGTCCCGCGGCTCGATCCCGCGCTGCGTTACGTCGCGTTCGACCTGCCGGGCTTCGGCGCGAGCGAAAAACCCGACGCCCCGTACGACGCCGCCTACTTCCGCCGCGTGACGAACGACGCCGTCGCGGCGCTCGGGCTGGAGCGCTTCGCGCTGGTCGGACACTCGCTGGGCGGCTTCATCGCCGCCGACTACGCCGGCGCATTTCCCGAGCGCGTCACGCACCTCGCGCTGATCGCGCCGGCAGGTTTCTCGCGCACGCCGCGCCACCTGTTCTACGGCCTCGCCGGCGCGGTGGCACGCGGGCTGGCGTCGAGCGCACCGGGCCGCGGCGTGTTCGCGCGCGCGCCGTCGAAGCGTTTCATCGCGCGCATCTTCGAGCGCGGCGTCGTCGAGGCGGCGTCGCTCGATCCGCACCAGATCGAACGCGCCTACGAGCTGGCGCAGGACCTCGCGCTGCGCAAAGCGTTCGCCGGCGTGTACAGCGGCGCGCTGCAGACGTTCGCCCGGCGGCGCAGCATCCACGCCGATCTGGCGCGTTACCGCGGTCCGGTCTTCTGCGCCTGGGGCAAACACGACCGCTACATCGCAGTCGCCGCGCTGCGCGACGTCCAACGCGTCTACCCCCACGCGACGACGCTCGTCCTCAACCGCAGCGGCCACCTGCCACAGCTCGAAGAACCCGACCAACTCGGCGCCGCACTGGGCACGTTTCTCGCCTCACCGTAGGTCAAGCGCAATCTGTGTGATCAGCACGATCGCGGTGACGATTGCGGTGAGAACCGTCGCCACGTCGAGCCTCGTCGCCTTCCGATTGTTTATCGCTTCGTCGGCACGACATGCGCGCACGGTGGCCGTAACGGCTTTTCGAAGCGTGGTCGTCGGGTACTCCGGAAAGAACGTCTCCAACGCCTCCGGAGCCGGCACGCGGTCCTCACTCTTCGTCATGAACGCGTTCAGCAGAAACGCGAGCGGAACGAGATAGAGCAATGCGCAGGCAGCGATCCACACGGAGCTTTGAAGCCGGAATGAAAACCCGATGAAAGCGACCACGCCGGCAAGGAGCGATGTGACCTTGGCGTCTATCGCCTTGCCTCGGTCTTCCTCTCGTTCTCTGCGTTCGACGACGAGGCCGTAGAGGTAACGATAGTCGACTTCGTCATCAGGCCCCAGCGGTTCGACTAGGTACGAAATCTGCGGAACGGATCGCTCGGGTTCATCGGACGAATGAAATCGCTCTCCACGGGAGGCCGAGGGGCGGGAATCGGCGGATCTTCGTCCAGCCACTCGCGGACCGTTTGCGGGACAGGCTTCGGCCCGGGCGAGCCGGCAGGCGGGCGGTGTGGTTCTTTCATGAGCGGCTCCTTGATGCACGCCCAAATTGTCTTCAGCGCGTGTGTCGGGGTCATGACCGACCCGTTACCATAAAAATGACCCGCTACCAATCCCCCATGCGGTTTTCGTCTACCTCGCCTTCGAAGACGAGGGTGCCGGGGGCGAGGATCGCCGAGACGACCGGGACGCCGGCGAAGCGCAGCTCGCGGCGCAGCGCGTCGTCGGGCGAGCGCCCCGTCAGCGCGGCGAATCGGCTCAGCACGTCGGGCGCGCAGAGCACGCGCTGCGGCGCGACGTTGTACATGCGCCGAAACCCGGCCAGCGCCGCGTCGAAGGCGGGCTCGTCGAACGCCGCGCCGAGCGCGACGGTCCAGCGGACGCGTTCCAACCGTCTACCGCAAGGCTGAACCGACTAGCCGCCCGAACCGCAGGCGCGATGACGGCCCGAATCCTGGACGGACGCGCGCTCGCGGCCGAGCTGCGCGCGGAGATCGCTGTGCGCAGCGCACGCTTGCGCGCGCGCGGAATCGCGCCATGTCTCGTCGTCGCGCTCGTCGGCGAGGATGCGGCGAGCAGCGCGTACGTGCGCAGCATCGAGCGCGAGGGCGCGAAGACCGGCGTCGAGGTGCGCGTCGACGCGCTCGCCGCCGCTGCGAGCGAGGACCAGGTGCGCGCACGGCTGAGCGCGCTCGGCGACGATGCGCAGGTTCACGGCGTCATCCTGCAACAGCCGCTTCCGCCGCACCTGGGGATTCGGCGGATCGCCGAGGCGATGCCGCCGCACAAGGACGTCGACGGCGCGAACCCCGTCAACCTCGGACGCCTCGCGTTCGCCAGCGGAACCGAGTTCGTCCCGGCGACGCCGATGGCCGTGATGCTCCTGCTCGAGCGCAGCGCGCGCTGGCCGCTGCGCGGCATGCGCGCGTGCGTCGTCGGGCGCTCGAACGTCGTCGGGCTCCCGGTCGCGCTGCTGCTGATGGCGCGCGACGCGACGGTCACCGTCACCCACAAGGAGACGCGCGACCTCGCGCGCCACACGCGCGACGCCGAGATCGTCGTCGTCGCGACCGGCGTTCCGAATCTTTTGCGCGCGCCGATGATCGCGCCCGGCGCGACGGTGATCGACGTCGGCACGACGTTCGTGGACGGCAAGCTGGTCGGCGACGCCGCGTACGACGAGGTCGCGCAGCTCGCCGGCGAAATCACCCCCGTCCCCGGCGGCGTCGGCCCGGTCACGAACGTCGCGCTGATGCGGAACGTCGTCCTCGCAGCTGAGCGCCAGGCACCAGACTAAAGTTCAATTCATCGAGAAGTGCTTGCCGAAATAGCGTTCTTGGTGCGTCCGGAACTCGCCGCCCGGGGGCGGCGTCGCGCACGACGTTCTCCTGCGCCCGCTTGCGCTCGAGCAGCGAGCGCAGCTGCGGCAGCAGCCGGCGCAAGAACCCCAGCTCCGCGGCGAGACGCGCCTCGGCGGTGCGCAGCTCCAGCAGCCGCTGCTTGAGCGCGTCGGCGACTTGCAGCGCGTCGCCGACCGCGTAGCTCGCGTCGACCGGATCGTGCGGCACGTCGACCTCGCTCGCGTGGCCGGAGAACGCGACGAGCAGCTTCACGTACTCACGGAACTCGCCGCGCACGCGGTGGGTGAGCTCCGAAGCACGCGCGTCGTCGTCATCCTCGTCGTCGTGCTCGTCCTCGTCGAGGAAGTGGACGTCGGCGGTCAGATACGGATCGCGGCTGACGATGCGGTCGATGCGGAAACGCCGCCCGCCGACCGTGCTGATGTAGTAGCGGCCGGCAGGGAGCGGCGTGACTTCCGATATCTCCGCGGTCGTCCCGACCTCGTGCGGCGTCACGTCGGGATCGCCGGCTTCCTGGCCGTCGCGAATCAAGACGACGCCGAACGCCTCGCCCGCGTCGAGGCATTCGGCGACCATCTTGCGATAGCGCTCTTCGAAAACGTGGAGGTTCAGCACCGCGCCCGGAAAGAGGACCGTGTTGAGCGGAAACAGGCGCAGCCTGGTCATCGTCCCGTCTCCGCCACGCGGTTAGGGGCGGCCGCCGCCCTTCGCCGCGTCGAGCCGCTGCTGCACGACGTTCCAGTCGACGTTGGCGAAGAACGACTCGATGTACTTCGAGCGCTCCGCCGGCTTGTAGTCGAGCAGGAACGCGTGCTCCCACACGTCCATCACCAGCAGCGGCACGAACCCCGCGACGTTGCCGTCCTCGTGCAGCGTGATCCAGTGGTTCGAGACGCGGCCCGCATTCGGGTTGTAGTACGCGATCGCCCAGCCGACGCCGCGCATTCCGCCGATCGCGCTGAAGTCTTTCTTCCACGTGTCGAAGTCGCCGTGCGTCGCGGAGACCACGTCCGTAAGCCCGGACGTCGGCGAACCGCCCGCGTTCTTGGTCATGTTCCCGAAGTAGTACTCGTGCAGGACCATGCCGTTGTACTCGAAGCCCAAACGCCGCGTGAGCTCGGCGAAGTGCGGATCGGCGCCGGCCGCTTTGCCGGACTTGACGATGTCGGCGAGCTGCTCGTTGAGCAGGTTCGTGTTCTTGACGTAGCCCTCGTACAGGCCGAAGTGGACCTGCAGCGTGTTGTCGGAGATTCCTTGCAGTCCCGACAGGTCGAACTTCTTCGGCGTATACGATTGTTGGGCGAGCGTTGCCAACGGAAGCCTCCTCGGTTCATCTGATTGGTGGGTGGGTTGCGGAGCTTCGACGACGCGCGCGATGCCCCCGGCAGGTTCCCGCTCGCGGCGGGAGGCAAACAAGCAGCATCGTGCGCGACCTGGCCTACCTCACGCGGCTCCATCGGGAGCCGTCGCCGCTGCTCCTGGAACTGGAACAGCACGGGCTGCGCGAAGGGATTCCGATCGTCGACCGGGCCGCCGGACGCTTCCTCTCCGTCCTCGTGCACTGCATGCAGGCCAACCGCGTCCTGGAGCTCGGGACGGCGTACGGTTACTCGACGCTCTGGATGGCGCTCGCGCTGCCGCCGGCCGGCCGCATCTGGACGATCGATCCGGATATCGAACGCACCGAGATCGCGGTCTCGTACTTCCGCCGCGCGGGGGTGGACGAGCGGATCGAGATCATCAACCAGCCCGCCCTCGAGGTGCTCGGCACCTTTCCGCAGCGCAACCTCGACATCGTCTTCATCGACGCGGTCAAAACCGAGTACGCCGACTATCTCGAAGCCGTCGTGCCGATGCTCAAACGTTCCGGAATCGTGGTGGTCGACAACCTGCTGTGGTCCGGGCGCTCCGCCGCGGCGCCGAAATCGTCGGACGAGGAGTCGACGAAAGCGCTCCGCGCGTTCAACAAGATCTTCCTCAACCATCCGGAGCTCGACGCGACGATCGTTCCGATCGGCGACGGGATCGGCATCGGTGCTCGCGTCGACTGAGGAGTTCATCGCCGCGATGCGCCGCTTCGCGACCGGCGTGGCGATCGTGACGACCACCTATGAAGAACAGGTCCGCGGCTTCACCGTCAACGCGTTCGCCGGCGTCTCCGCGGATCCGCCGACGGTGCTGATCTGCGTGAACCGGATCGCGACGACGCATCCGCTCATCGCGGCCTCGCAGCGCTTCTGCGTGAACATCCTCTCGGTCGAGCAGCGCGAGCTAGCGCAGCGCTTCGCGGGCGGCGAGCCGCGCGCGCGCTTCGAAGGCGTCACCTACCACGCCGGGCCGAGCGGCTCGCCGGTCCTCGCGGGAACGGTCGCGTACTTCGACTGCGCGGTCACCGAGGAGCTGACCGCGTCGACGCACACGATCTTTCTGGGCAGCGTGCTCGAAGCGGGCTGGCGCGAAGGCGCGCCGCTCGGCTACTTCAACCGCGCCTATCGCGACTTCGGGCTGGAACGATGATCGTCGAGACGTTCGCGGTCGGCGCGCTGCAGTGCAACTGCACGATCCTGGGTGATCCGGCCAGCGGCGAGGCGATCGTGATCGACGGCGGCGACGAGGTCGCCCGCATCGCGAGCACGCTCGAGGCGCGCGGCTTGCGCGCGCGCTACCTGGTGCACACGCACGCGCACATCGACCACATCGGCGCGCTCGGCCCGTTGCGCGAGCGCGCCGGCGGCGAGGGGTTGCTGCACCACGCCGATCTGCCGCTCTACGCGACGCTGGCGCAGCAGGCGGTGTGGATCGGGATGCTCGAGCGCCCGCAGGTCGTCGCGCTCGACGGCGACCTCGCCGATGGCGAGGTGCTGCGCGCCGGCGCGGTCGCGCTGCGCTGCGTCCACACGCCCGGCCATACGCCGGGCTCGACCTCGTTCGCGCTGGAAGCGAACGAACGGACGCTGCTCTTCACCGGCGACACGCTCTTCCGCGGCGCGGTCGGCCGGTGGGACCTGGGCGGAACCTCGCTGGCCGACATCGTGCGCTCGATCCGCGAGAAGCTGCTCGTCTACGACGACGCCAGCCTGGTCGTTCCGGGCCACGGTCCGGCCACGACGATCGGCGAGGAGCGGCGTGAGAATCCGTATCTGATATAGCCGCGAGCGCAGGGGAAGCGGCTCGAACGAACGTACGCCGCAACGATGCTCACCAGGAAACTGCACGGCGCCGCCCTCGCCGCCGGCACCGCGCTCGCTCTCGCCCCGCTCGGCCTCGCCGGCTGCAGCACCGGTTCCAGCTCGACGGTCATTCACACGCCGGCGCTCAAAACGTCGGGCGGGCGCGCGACCGCGCGCAGCAGCGTGCAGACGACGATCCTGGCCGTGACGACGTCGAACGGGCTCGCCCTTCCCGGCGGCTTGACCCCGGCGTCCACGATCCGCACCGTCCGCAGCGTGATGCACCATCGCAGCGCGCTCGCCACCGGCGCGTCGACCGGCGCGTGCAACAACGGCCAGAAGCAAAGCCAGGTGACGAACGCCGGCCAGTCGGTGACGACGACGACCGACCTGTACTACGAGCCGGCCTGCGTGACGCTCGAGAACGAAGAGATCGTGAAGACCGCGGCCCCCGGCAACACGCCGATGACGGCGTCGGGGACGCTGGTGACGTACGACAAGAGCGGCGCGGTGACGAGCTCGCACGTGCTCGCGCTCTCCAGCACGACGTCGAACGCGAACAGCACGACGACCGAAACGATCACGCTGACGGACAACGCGTCGGCGACGGTCGGCGGAACGGTGATCGACCAAGTCGGCGCGACGTGCGTCGGCGCGCCGAACGCGGTGACGATGACCTGCTCGGTCGCGCACATCGGCACCACGAGCGGCACGACGACCGGTGAGGCGATCGCGCTCGACGCCACCGCCGGAACGAACGGGGCGAACGCGACCGAATCGGTCAACGCGTCGTTCTACTTCGGTTCGCTCGGGCTCTCGCAGAGCGGGACGACCTGGGGCGTCACCAACGCCGGGGCCTTCAACTCGGCGAGTGGAAGCTACGGCTACGCCAGCACCGGCACGACCGGGAACGGCACGCTCACGCTCAAGGACAACCTCTACGCGTACTCCGAGACGGCGACGCTCGCCCCGACCGGGCTGTCGGTCAACTTGATCCAGAACCCGAACTCGGCGTTCAACACGACCTCCAACATCGCGACCGCGACGGTGGACGCGGGCGGAAACGGGACGATGAACTATGCCGACGGGACTGCCGAGCCGATCTGGGGCGGGTTGATCGGCGTCTGAGGGACGTTCGTCCCTTGCCCCGGGTGACGTTCGGTGCGAGGGGATCGGTCCCGCCGCGGGTAGGCCTTCTGAAACGGAACGCGGATCAGGAGGCCCGGTCGATGCATGTTCGCGCGCGCGCGCTTTTCGGTGGACTCGCCCTTTCGTTCGCCCTCGCGGCCTGCGGCGGCGGCAGCAGCGGCAGCGGCGGCGGCGGCAACCCGCCGCCCGTCGGGCCGGGCTCGGTCACGATAACGCCTGGCTCGATGTCGTTCACCGGCCCCGGCGCCGCCTCGCAGAGCTTCACCGTGAGCAGCACGGTCACCGGCGTCGCGGCGCCGACGATCGATCAGTTCGGCTGCGCGCCGGTGGCGACGATCACCACCAACTCCACCACCCTCCCCGCGACGTACACCGTCTCGCCGACCGGGAACGGCACCTGCACGGTCGTCGCCAACGTCGGCCACGAGTCCGCCTCGATCGGGATCACCGTCGGCGGCGGGGGCGGCTCGGGGCTGAGCGGCAGCGGCGGGACGGTCACGCTGACGGTCGGCGGCTCGCCCGGCACCTTCACCGCCACCGCGTCGAGCGGGACGATCGTCCCCGACACGACCGCGTGCAACGGGATCGCGCAGATCGGCGGCGCGGGCGGACCGGCGCCGCAGCAGAGCTTCACCATCACGCCGATCGCGGCCGGCTCGTGCATCTTCACCGTCGTCGACGGCTCGAGCTCGCTGGCGGTGAACGTCGTGGTGAACTCGCCGGGCGGCAGCGCGGCGGTCTTCGTGACGCCGCCTTCGATGACGTTCGCCAGCCGCGGCGCCGCCGCGCAGAGCGGGACGATCACCGAGAACGGGCTGGTCGGAAACGTCTCGATCAACGAGGACTCGTGCACCGGCACGCCCAGCGGGCCGAAGATCGCCTACCTGACGATCACCGGCGTCCCGCCGGGGCAACCCGTCACGCTGCCGGCGAACTTCACCGTCACGCCGTACGGCACGAGCTTCCAAAGCGGGACCTGCCAGATCGTCTTCACCCCGCAGACCGGGGCCAGCGCGACGCTGACCGTGACCGTCAACCCCTGACCGTCAGCTCCTAGGCTAGAGGTTGGGGAGGATCTTCCCGTCGTCGTCCGCTCCGAGGAGGAGCGGACGGAGCAGCGGGATCGCGGGATCACCGTACTGCAAGAGGTCGTGGTGGAAGCGCGCCAGGGTGAACGCGCTTCCGAGCTTCTTCTTGTAGTCCGCGCGCAGCTTGAGGATCTCGAGCTTGCCGAGCGTGTAGTAGCCGTAGGTCGCGTCCTGCGTGCCGCGCTTCGCCTCGGCGCGCGCGCTCGCGGGATCGAGAAACGCCTGCTGCTCGAAGAATCGAACCGCTTGCGGGACGGTCATCCCCTGCGTGTGCATCTTCACCCCGGCCACGTAGCGCGCGTTGCGCCAGATCGCTTCGCGCAACTGCATGAGCCGCACGCGCGGGTCGCCGTTCACCCAGCCTTGGTCGACGACCATCTGCTCGTCGTAGTGCGCCCAGCCTTCGACGAAGGAGGTGGCGGTGAGCAGCTTCTCGCTCAGCGTCAGCGGCAGGTGCCGGTCGATCGCGAAGTTGACGAAGTGGCCGGGATAGACTTCGTGCGCCGAGATGATGGGGCGCTCGAAGTCGTTGAACGCTTCGAGATATCCCTCTTGCACCTTCGGCGGGTCTTTCGGGTTGACCGGGGTGACGTTGTAGTACGCCTGCGTCGCGACTTGCTCGAGCGGGCCGGGCGAGTCCATCGACGCTTCGGTCGTCGCGCGCAGGAACTCCGGCGTCGGCGTGACCTTGATGTTCGCGTCGGGCGGAAGGTCGATGATGTGGTGCGCGATCACGAACGCGCGCAGCTTGACGAGGTCGTTCTGCGCGGCCGACATGAGGTGCGCCGAGTCGGGGTGGATCTTGTAGAGCCGCGCCAGCACCTGCTCGGTGCTCGCATGCGGGTCGATCCGCTTCGCGGTCGCGACCATCTGCGCGTGCGTTTCGTCGAGCGCTTTTTGACCGATCGCGAGGTACCGGTCGAGGGGCATGTCGATCCCCTCTTCGTACTTGAGCCGCGCGCTGTAGTTCGCCGCGCCGATCGCGTACGTTCCGGCCGGATGCGCGACCCAGCGCGTCTGCAGCCACCGCGCGAACGCGCTCGTCGCGGCGACCGCGGTCTTCGTCGAGCGCGCGAAGCGCGCGCGCGTCGCGGCGTCGCCGGCGCCCGCGAACGCCTGCGGCACCGTCTTGGAGAACAGATCGACGCTGCCGAGCGCGTCCTCGGCGGCGATCGAGGCAGTGTCCTTGTCGACCGCGGTCAGGTTCGCGCGCGCCTGGGCGAAGAGGCGCGGAATCTGCTCCTCGCGCGCGATCGCGTCGCGCAGCCGCACGGCCGGCGGCGCAAAGTTGCGCGAGATCATCAGGAACACCCCGCCGCTCGCGGTCTGCACGTAGTTGTCGGGCTGGTGCCGCCACTGCTGCATCGTCTCGTTCAGCAGCAGATCGTCGCGCAGCGAGTTCTCGAGCATCTTGCGGTCGAGCGCGATCCGCGGCGAGAGCGACGCCGGGTCGAGCGCGGCGAGCCGGTCGAGATAGCGGTGGTCGCGCGCAAGCTGTGCGGCGTAGTCGGCGGCGCCGTACGAGCCGAGCTGCGTGTCGTACGTGTGGATCCCCACCGCGCTCGCGGTGACCGGGCCGGCGCGGAACGACTCGTCGAAGTAGTCCTTCGCGAGCGCGGCGTACGCCGCGTCGGCACCGGCGGCGGAGGCGCCGCTCGCCCCGGCCGAGGGCGCGGGCGAGGCGCCGAGCACTGCGGCCAGCGCGAGGCAGGCGAAAACGCGAGGGTTCGAAAGCATCGTTTATCAGACTTCTCTCATCCCGGCGGTGTATCATCGCGCCGACTCGCTCCTTTCGGGAAAGGAGGCACTTTTGCGCCACTTCGTTCTCATCGCCGCCCTGCTCGCCGCGCTCGCCGCGCCGGCGCTCGCCGCCGACTACGCGGTCGACCCCAACCACACGCAAGCGACGTTCACCGTGACGCACTTGGCGATCTCGCGCGTCAGCGGGAAGATTCCGGTCACCGCCGGCACCGTCACGCTCGGCTCGTCGAACCTGCCGACCGCGATCAGCGTGCAGCTGAGCGCGAAAGATCTCGACACGCAGAGCGCCGACCGCGACCGGGACCTGCGCTCCCCCGACTGGTTCGAGGTGACGAAGTATCCGACGATGACGTTCGTCGCCAAGTCGATCACCGGGACGCCGCAAGCGTTCACCGTCGTCGGCGACCTGACGATGCACGGCGTCACCAAGCCGGTCACGCTCGCCGCCAAGGAGCTCGGCCGCATGACCGACGCGCGCAACCGCACGCACATCGGTTACAACGCGACGGGAACCCTCGACCGCCGCGACTGGGGCATGAACTGGGGCAAGACCACCCCCGGCGGCGGACTGATCGCCGGCAACGACGTGACGCTCGATCTCAACGTGGAGATCGTCAGTAAATAGCGCGCTCAACGCGCGCCATTTACCTCCCTCGGCCTACGGCCGAGGTCCGAAAGCGGAAGTTGAAAGCTACTTCGACGGAATGGCGCAGTCGCTGCTCAGCCAGTAGTGCGCGTCCGGGGCGTAGCCGGGCTCGGTGACGGCGACGTTGGTTTCGTAGAACTGAAAGCCCTCAAGCGTGGTGCGCGGGCCGCTGACCAAGCCGAAACGCTGGCCGAGCGTCGCGTCGCCGGTGCGTGCGCGCACCGGACGATCGGTGCCCGAGAGGAAGACGTAGAACGGCGTGCGATTGCACGTCACCGTGACGGTCGCGTTCGGCGAGGCGCTCGGCGCCGGGCTGGGTGCGGCTGCAAGGAGCGCGAACGCGGCGAGCGGCGCGGCCAAGAACGTTTTCATGCCGGCGTAACGCTCCTTTAGTGGAGCTTGATCGTCAGGACGCCGGCGTCTTCGAGCACCTTCGGACCGGCCTTGGCGTCCTCTTCGGTCGT
Proteins encoded in this region:
- a CDS encoding DUF885 domain-containing protein, encoding MLSNPRVFACLALAAVLGASPAPSAGASGASAAGADAAYAALAKDYFDESFRAGPVTASAVGIHTYDTQLGSYGAADYAAQLARDHRYLDRLAALDPASLSPRIALDRKMLENSLRDDLLLNETMQQWRHQPDNYVQTASGGVFLMISRNFAPPAVRLRDAIAREEQIPRLFAQARANLTAVDKDTASIAAEDALGSVDLFSKTVPQAFAGAGDAATRARFARSTKTAVAATSAFARWLQTRWVAHPAGTYAIGAANYSARLKYEEGIDMPLDRYLAIGQKALDETHAQMVATAKRIDPHASTEQVLARLYKIHPDSAHLMSAAQNDLVKLRAFVIAHHIIDLPPDANIKVTPTPEFLRATTEASMDSPGPLEQVATQAYYNVTPVNPKDPPKVQEGYLEAFNDFERPIISAHEVYPGHFVNFAIDRHLPLTLSEKLLTATSFVEGWAHYDEQMVVDQGWVNGDPRVRLMQLREAIWRNARYVAGVKMHTQGMTVPQAVRFFEQQAFLDPASARAEAKRGTQDATYGYYTLGKLEILKLRADYKKKLGSAFTLARFHHDLLQYGDPAIPLLRPLLLGADDDGKILPNL
- a CDS encoding YceI family protein; this translates as MRHFVLIAALLAALAAPALAADYAVDPNHTQATFTVTHLAISRVSGKIPVTAGTVTLGSSNLPTAISVQLSAKDLDTQSADRDRDLRSPDWFEVTKYPTMTFVAKSITGTPQAFTVVGDLTMHGVTKPVTLAAKELGRMTDARNRTHIGYNATGTLDRRDWGMNWGKTTPGGGLIAGNDVTLDLNVEIVSK